A single Arcobacter sp. FWKO B DNA region contains:
- the efp gene encoding elongation factor P yields the protein MAYSMSDLKKGLKIELDGIPYKITEYQHVKPGKGAAFVRCKIKSFINGKVIEKTFHAGDKCEQPNLQQKTMQYLYDDGEFCQFMDTENYEQIALTHDQVGDTIDWIIDGMNCDIMFFNGEAITVEPPMIVELKIVETPPNFKGDSQGGKKPATLESGAVVQIPFHILEGDVIRVDTRTGEYIEKVK from the coding sequence ATGGCTTATTCAATGAGTGATCTTAAAAAAGGTCTTAAAATAGAACTAGATGGTATTCCATACAAAATTACAGAGTACCAACATGTAAAACCAGGTAAAGGTGCAGCTTTTGTAAGATGTAAAATCAAATCATTTATTAATGGTAAAGTAATAGAAAAAACTTTCCATGCAGGTGACAAATGTGAACAACCTAACCTACAACAAAAAACTATGCAATACCTATATGATGATGGTGAATTTTGTCAATTTATGGATACAGAAAACTATGAGCAAATTGCACTTACTCATGACCAAGTAGGTGATACTATTGATTGGATCATAGATGGTATGAATTGTGATATAATGTTTTTTAATGGTGAAGCAATAACTGTTGAGCCACCAATGATAGTAGAGCTTAAAATAGTAGAAACTCCACCAAACTTCAAGGGTGATTCTCAAGGTGGTAAGAAACCAGCAACTTTAGAAAGTGGTGCTGTTGTTCAAATCCCTTTTCATATCTTAGAAGGTGATGTAATCAGAGTTGATACAAGAACTGGTGAGTATATAGAAAAAGTTAAATAA
- a CDS encoding TsoY family (seleno)protein, whose amino-acid sequence MLLKENFSPMYFLSALGAGGLSVSFFMYLMFLVPHADVPMATYNHIMPVLSEGSFLSFISAFSLVFIIAFAYLHFKLLIWNIKQYKAFKESSGYTKLKSSNAEVTLLALPLTFAMTINVCFVLGAVFVPNLWSVVEYLFPFALLGFGVVGYFALKIFLEYFSRLISGGEFDCDSNNNLSQMISIFAFSMIGVGFAAPGAMSHHIAINAIGIFGAILFTSVAFLLLVLKFVIGFRNMIKDGIGKEASPSLWIMIPILTLIGITLIRIQFGLEHNFEKVADKSSLFTLTSIVLSLQIIFGALGFMVMKRIGYFEEFIHTNDKKSPVSFALICPGVAFFVFGMFFINMGLVFNGIVDKYSVVYYIFMIPFIWVQFKTVAYFFKLKSKFAL is encoded by the coding sequence ATGTTACTTAAAGAGAATTTCTCACCTATGTATTTCCTCTCAGCACTTGGTGCTGGAGGACTTAGTGTATCATTTTTTATGTATTTGATGTTTTTAGTTCCACATGCTGATGTTCCAATGGCTACATACAATCATATTATGCCAGTACTTAGTGAAGGTAGTTTTTTATCTTTTATTTCAGCTTTTTCATTAGTGTTTATTATTGCATTTGCATATTTACATTTTAAACTTTTAATATGGAATATAAAGCAATATAAAGCATTTAAAGAAAGTAGTGGTTACACTAAACTAAAATCATCAAATGCAGAAGTTACACTTTTAGCACTTCCTCTTACCTTTGCAATGACAATTAATGTATGTTTTGTACTAGGTGCCGTATTTGTACCAAATCTTTGGAGTGTAGTGGAATATCTTTTCCCATTTGCACTACTTGGTTTTGGTGTTGTAGGATACTTTGCCCTAAAGATATTTTTAGAGTATTTTTCAAGACTTATTAGTGGTGGGGAATTTGACTGTGATAGTAACAACAACCTTTCACAAATGATTTCAATATTTGCATTTTCTATGATAGGTGTAGGCTTTGCAGCACCTGGAGCTATGAGTCATCATATAGCTATAAATGCAATAGGAATTTTTGGTGCTATTTTATTTACTTCTGTAGCATTTTTATTACTAGTTTTAAAGTTTGTAATAGGCTTTAGAAATATGATAAAAGACGGAATAGGTAAAGAAGCATCGCCATCACTTTGGATTATGATACCAATACTTACTTTAATAGGTATAACCCTTATAAGAATTCAATTTGGACTAGAACACAACTTTGAGAAAGTTGCTGATAAATCATCATTATTTACCCTTACAAGTATAGTATTATCTTTACAGATAATATTTGGTGCTTTAGGTTTTATGGTAATGAAAAGAATTGGTTATTTTGAAGAGTTTATCCATACTAATGATAAAAAGTCTCCTGTTTCATTTGCACTTATTTGTCCAGGAGTAGCATTTTTTGTATTTGGTATGTTTTTTATCAATATGGGACTTGTATTTAATGGTATAGTAGATAAATATTCAGTTGTTTATTATATATTTATGATTCCATTTATTTGGGTACAGTTTAAGACTGTAGCATATTTTTTCAAACTCAAATCTAAGTTTGCACTATAA